Proteins from a genomic interval of Chryseobacterium indologenes:
- a CDS encoding MBL fold metallo-hydrolase, with protein MVYWIITTIVVLAATFCIVINMRVFGAVPKGQRLKRIRQSKLYRDKKFQNISHTPSIAEGYKMSKVTYDFFFGKKHPLLKPLKNIPSIQTDIKNIDKNDDVFIWLGHSSYYLQTDGVSFLIDPVLSSYGSPFKFFNKAFKGSDIFKPEDIPALDYLVITHDHFDHLDYPTVHSVRDRTANAIVPLGVGAHLERWGYKESQLIEEEWGVSAELKNKIKITFTPARHFSGRRLKQNDTLWTSYVLETPTKKIFLGGDSGYDSHFKMIGEQYGPFDYAILENGQYGEAWRYIHTLPEDVVQASIDLNAKTILPVHSSKFALALHPWNEPLQKITGLGKEKGLHILTPMIGEVVYLNQSDQQFKVWWEE; from the coding sequence ATGGTTTATTGGATTATAACAACGATTGTTGTTCTTGCTGCTACTTTTTGTATAGTGATCAACATGAGGGTTTTTGGAGCGGTTCCGAAGGGGCAAAGATTAAAACGGATCAGACAGTCGAAGCTTTACAGAGACAAAAAATTTCAGAATATCAGCCATACCCCTTCTATTGCCGAAGGATATAAAATGTCAAAAGTTACCTATGATTTCTTTTTCGGTAAAAAACATCCCTTGTTAAAACCCCTGAAAAACATTCCTTCAATACAAACCGATATAAAAAATATAGATAAGAATGATGATGTGTTTATCTGGCTGGGGCATTCATCATATTATTTGCAGACCGATGGTGTTTCATTCCTTATTGATCCTGTTCTCAGTTCTTACGGTTCTCCATTTAAATTTTTTAATAAAGCATTTAAAGGTTCGGATATTTTTAAACCTGAAGATATTCCGGCTTTGGATTACCTGGTGATCACTCATGACCATTTTGACCATCTGGATTACCCAACTGTACATTCTGTTAGAGACCGCACCGCAAATGCAATTGTTCCGCTGGGAGTAGGAGCACACCTTGAAAGATGGGGATATAAAGAATCTCAGCTTATTGAGGAAGAGTGGGGCGTTTCCGCTGAATTAAAGAATAAGATAAAAATTACATTTACTCCTGCAAGACATTTTTCAGGCAGAAGATTAAAACAAAATGACACCCTATGGACATCCTATGTACTGGAAACTCCGACAAAAAAAATATTCCTGGGTGGTGACAGCGGATATGATTCACACTTTAAAATGATCGGCGAACAGTATGGTCCCTTTGACTATGCAATTCTTGAGAACGGACAGTACGGAGAGGCCTGGAGATACATTCATACACTACCTGAAGATGTTGTCCAGGCAAGTATAGATCTTAATGCAAAAACAATCCTGCCGGTTCACTCGTCAAAATTTGCACTGGCACTGCACCCATGGAATGAGCCGCTACAAAAAATTACCGGTTTAGGAAAAGAAAAAGGTCTGCATATCCTTACTCCGATGATCGGAGAGGTTGTTTATCTTAATCAATCTGATCAGCAGTTTAAAGTCTGGTGGGAAGAATGA
- a CDS encoding S41 family peptidase, whose protein sequence is MKNCSVIFLLVMLSSCASIKKHNEQRASCIPPEQLKEDIDYAYSKLRQMHPQLYWYIPKKELDRKFDSIKQTINQPLTPLEFYFKLQPVIAGIREGHLSLRIPRKRFTKKEIKTLEHKTGLFSRFEYYVADDRMYIIQNRDSIENIQPGTEILSINNIPVSDYIKKYRNLISSDGYNTTFQPYFLKDLFFNYYTAEHGLSDKAILETLYKGEKKTITLRREIKSDTDLEKDKEMKKRTPEKKMNDYVASSNSYNRSFKFLDKDSTIAYIKVKSFSREYSDEFYKKTFSKIKDAKSDYLIIDVRNNYGGSLYEINNLYSYLANKPFTLIKPSQITSRDIPLRTNYFRKSSPLEFAFKSIAYPSYFFAQAFSTYKKDGKVFYKMKADKPTKPNKEAFQGKVFVLINGGSFSASSIITAKLKNDKRAILVGEETGGANDGTVAGFYSYQKLPNSEIKFPIGLVLVQPNINFSDSKKGVVPDVVIKESMQDIIDKKDPQLDWIRNEIAKEKENKN, encoded by the coding sequence TTGAAAAATTGTTCGGTAATATTCCTTCTTGTAATGCTTTCGTCATGTGCATCTATCAAAAAACATAATGAACAGCGGGCTTCCTGCATTCCTCCGGAGCAACTTAAAGAAGATATAGACTATGCTTATTCAAAATTGAGGCAAATGCATCCTCAACTGTATTGGTATATTCCCAAGAAGGAATTGGACCGTAAATTTGACAGCATTAAGCAGACCATCAATCAACCTCTTACTCCTCTTGAGTTTTATTTTAAGCTACAACCTGTGATTGCAGGTATCCGTGAAGGACATCTTTCTTTGAGAATTCCCAGAAAAAGGTTTACTAAAAAAGAAATTAAAACATTAGAACATAAAACAGGCCTTTTCAGCCGCTTTGAATATTATGTTGCAGATGACAGGATGTACATTATTCAAAACCGTGATTCTATTGAAAATATTCAGCCCGGAACTGAGATTTTATCCATTAACAATATTCCTGTTTCAGATTATATTAAAAAATACAGAAACCTCATCAGCAGCGATGGATACAATACAACTTTCCAGCCTTATTTTTTAAAAGACCTTTTCTTTAATTATTATACAGCAGAACACGGATTGTCTGATAAAGCAATTCTGGAAACTCTATACAAAGGTGAAAAGAAAACCATCACTTTACGAAGAGAAATAAAATCCGATACTGATCTTGAAAAGGATAAGGAAATGAAGAAAAGGACTCCGGAGAAGAAGATGAATGATTATGTAGCCTCCAGCAATTCTTATAACCGTAGTTTTAAGTTTCTTGATAAAGACAGTACCATCGCTTACATCAAAGTAAAAAGTTTTTCGCGCGAGTATTCGGACGAGTTTTATAAAAAAACATTTTCAAAGATTAAGGATGCGAAATCAGATTATCTGATCATAGATGTGCGAAACAACTATGGAGGTTCTCTCTACGAAATCAATAATCTTTATTCCTATCTGGCCAATAAGCCTTTCACTTTAATAAAGCCATCTCAGATTACTTCCAGAGATATTCCTTTGCGAACCAATTATTTCAGGAAAAGCAGTCCATTGGAGTTTGCTTTTAAAAGTATCGCCTACCCGAGTTACTTCTTTGCGCAAGCTTTCAGTACTTATAAAAAAGATGGCAAGGTTTTCTATAAGATGAAGGCAGATAAACCTACCAAACCCAATAAAGAAGCATTTCAGGGTAAAGTCTTTGTACTCATCAATGGTGGAAGTTTTTCTGCATCGTCTATTATTACAGCAAAACTTAAAAATGATAAAAGAGCTATTCTGGTAGGGGAAGAAACCGGAGGTGCCAATGACGGAACAGTAGCAGGGTTCTACTCCTATCAGAAGCTTCCCAATTCTGAAATAAAATTCCCTATCGGGTTGGTTCTTGTGCAACCTAATATCAATTTCTCGGATTCAAAAAAAGGAGTTGTACCTGATGTTGTCATTAAAGAAAGTATGCAGGATATTATCGATAAAAAAGATCCGCAACTGGATTGGATCAGGAATGAAATTGCAAAAGAAAAAGAAAATAAAAATTGA